A genomic stretch from Gemmatimonadaceae bacterium includes:
- a CDS encoding response regulator, whose protein sequence is MTPSGSALHDSARRCVIVDDEAPLRTLLRRLMEAEGFSCREASSGDEALSLLEAEPVPLVLSDFHMPGMDGGVLLREIHRRWADTAVVMVTAVSDVNIAVRCLEAGAIDYLTKPFGITEVRARVAQALDKRRLLLENRAYRTELEERVTLQARKYEELFLASLQSLAEALEVKDAYTWGHSTRVSRYAMAIARELGMPAALQEQLELGSRLHDIGKIGVREDVLNKDGSLTADEYAHVMEHPVIGWRLLAPLLRDMPHALAVVRSHHERFDGRGTPDALRGHEIPLEARITAVADSFDAMTSGRVYRSGLSVEVAVAELRRCAGSQFDPVCVAAFERALEQQGFPRPEHSPQPAVRLQIVA, encoded by the coding sequence GTGACGCCTTCCGGCAGTGCGTTACACGATAGCGCTCGACGCTGCGTCATTGTCGATGATGAAGCACCGCTGCGAACGCTGCTCCGGCGCCTCATGGAAGCTGAGGGATTCTCCTGCCGGGAAGCGTCCTCGGGCGACGAGGCACTGTCCCTGCTGGAAGCGGAGCCGGTACCGCTGGTGCTCTCGGACTTTCATATGCCGGGTATGGATGGCGGGGTGTTGCTCCGCGAAATCCATCGCCGTTGGGCGGATACCGCCGTCGTGATGGTCACCGCCGTGTCCGACGTGAACATCGCCGTCCGGTGCCTCGAGGCGGGAGCCATCGACTATCTCACCAAGCCCTTTGGCATTACGGAAGTTCGCGCGCGCGTGGCGCAGGCCTTGGACAAACGACGCCTGCTGCTCGAGAATCGCGCGTATCGCACGGAGCTCGAGGAGCGGGTGACCCTGCAGGCGCGGAAGTATGAGGAACTGTTTCTCGCGTCACTGCAGTCGCTGGCCGAGGCGCTCGAAGTGAAGGACGCGTACACCTGGGGACACTCAACGCGCGTCTCGCGCTATGCGATGGCGATTGCCCGTGAGTTGGGGATGCCCGCGGCGTTGCAGGAACAGCTGGAATTGGGCAGCCGCCTTCATGATATCGGCAAGATCGGCGTGCGAGAGGACGTGCTGAACAAGGATGGTTCGCTGACCGCCGACGAATACGCGCATGTCATGGAACACCCGGTCATCGGCTGGCGCCTGCTGGCGCCGTTGCTCCGCGACATGCCGCACGCGCTGGCGGTGGTGCGATCGCATCATGAGCGCTTCGACGGTCGGGGCACACCCGATGCGCTTCGCGGCCACGAAATCCCGCTTGAAGCGCGTATCACCGCCGTGGCCGATTCCTTCGACGCGATGACGAGTGGACGCGTCTATCGATCGGGGCTCAGTGTCGAGGTGGCCGTCGCCGAATTGCGACGGTGTGCCGGATCGCAATTCGATCCGGTGTGTGTGGCGGCATTCGAGCGAGCGCTGGAGCAACAGGGATTCCCGCGTCCCGAGCACTCGCCGCAACCGGCGGTGCGCCTGCAGATCGTCGCCTGA